A window of the Eremothecium cymbalariae DBVPG#7215 chromosome 5, complete sequence genome harbors these coding sequences:
- the PRT1 gene encoding translation initiation factor eIF3 core subunit b (similar to Ashbya gossypii ADR399C): MATVFEDIRLEDISVDDVDLSELDREFDVENRIDFDNFVVVDGAPVAPEAKVPALSKVLTKLFSQAGQVVDMDIPVEDGKTKGHLFLEFDSAVAAKKAIKLFNGKKLDVKHRLFVNSLNDMEKFGSPDFVTEFKEPKIPEPQPTEYLKSWLLDPKGRDQFVLQKSEMAAIFWYRNKLQPENIIDARKQWSDSILEFSPQGTYLFSFHTRGIASWGGAKFERLKRFSHPGVKAISVSPTEKYLVTFSPEPLEVLEEPTEDFPFGPESNGHQLCIWDIATGMLMKTFPLPPNQQPQWPMVKWSFDDQFCARLGPNAIAIYQTEKNFQLLNGKVMKIEGVQNFSFAPKGLKLASKRASDPLTTAMVYWTPESNNQSCKAVIMELPTKRILRTINLVQVTDVDFHWQNEAKYLCVQVDHHTKSRKTIFTNLEICRLTEREIPFEKVELKDRCMRFGWEPQGDRFVIISNSENINDNPAIPKNVVGFYAPEKKDKGTEDKSLSDFKRWKLVHAVEGKFSNEIAWSPAGRFVCVAAIGKMISRSENLDFYDMDFPSEKIINTATDVNATLRDVAHVNYVNATDYQWDPSGRYIAFWSSAWKHKAENGYKVFNLCGNLIREELINDFNNFFWRPRPEPLLTNAEKKKVRKNLREWSTHFEELDAMEADSATRQLIIERRGWLEQWSKYRASTAENLATHNLSIYDVVNLAISEEDYEIIEEIKDSVVDETTEEVTSFDQ, translated from the coding sequence ATGGCAACAGTTTTTGAGGATATCAGGTTGGAGGACATATCCGTTGATGATGTGGATTTATCTGAACTTGATCGTGAATTCGATGTTGAGAATAGGATTGATTTTGACAATTTTGTTGTAGTGGATGGTGCACCTGTGGCTCCTGAGGCGAAGGTTCCAGCTTTGAGCAAGGTTTTAACGAAGTTATTTAGCCAGGCAGGGCAGGTAGTAGATATGGACATTCCTGTTGAGGATGGAAAGACTAAAGGgcatttgtttttggagtTTGATAGTGCGGTTGCTGCTAAGAAGGCGATAAAATTGTTTAACGGTAAGAAATTGGATGTGAAACATCGTTTATTTGTTAACAGTTTGAATGACATGGAAAAGTTTGGATCTCCAGACTTTGTGACCGAATTCAAAGAGCCAAAGATTCCGGAACCTCAACCAACAGAATACTTGAAATCATGGTTACTGGACCCTAAAGGCAGAGATCAATTCGTACTTCAGAAAAGTGAGATGGCTGCTATTTTTTGGTACAGAAACAAGTTGCAGCCAGAAAATATCATTGATGCCAGGAAACAATGGAGTGATTCTATTTTGGAGTTTTCTCCTCAAGGTACTTATTTGTTTTCCTTCCATACCCGTGGTATTGCCTCTTGGGGTGGTGCAAAGTTTGAGCGTTTAAAGAGATTTTCACATCCTGGTGTGAAGGCGATTTCTGTTTCTCCTACTGAGAAGTATTTGGTTACCTTTTCTCCAGAGCCTTTAGAGGTCCTTGAAGAGCCGACTGAGGATTTCCCATTTGGCCCAGAGTCTAATGGGCATCAGTTATGTATCTGGGACATTGCGACTGGTATGTTAATGAAGACTTTCCCTCTACCACCAAATCAACAGCCACAATGGCCAATGGTCAAATGGTCTTTTGATGACCAGTTCTGTGCTCGTTTGGGTCCAAATGCAATTGCCATTTATCAAACTGAGAAGAACTTCCAGTTGTTAAACGGCAAGGTTATGAAGATTGAGGGTGTGCAAAACTTTTCGTTTGCTCCAAAGGGTTTGAAATTGGCGTCTAAAAGAGCTTCTGACCCGTTGACGACGGCGATGGTGTACTGGACCCCAGAGTCTAACAACCAATCTTGTAAAGCGGTAATAATGGAATTGCCTACTAAGAGGATTTTAAGAACGATAAATTTGGTTCAAGTGACTGATGTAGATTTCCACTGGCAAAATGAGGCGAAATACTTGTGTGTGCAAGTTGACCATCACACCAAATCCAGAAAGACGATTTTTACaaacttggaaatttgTAGGTTGACAGAGCGTGAAATTccatttgaaaaagttgaacTCAAGGATCGCTGTATGAGATTCGGTTGGGAACCCCAGGGCGACAgatttgttattatttcaaattcagaGAATATTAATGACAATCCAGCCATTCCAAAGAATGTAGTCGGTTTCTATGCTCCTGAAAAGAAGGACAAGGGCACAGAAGACAAATCGTTATCTGACTTTAAGAGATGGAAGTTGGTGCATGCGGTTGAAGGCAAGTTCTCCAACGAAATTGCTTGGTCTCCAGCTGGTAGATTTGTTTGTGTTGCTGCTATTGGTAAAATGATCTCACGTAGTGAAAACCTGGATTTCTACGACATGGATTTCCCTAGCGAGAAGATTATTAATACAGCTACCGATGTTAACGCTACTTTGAGAGACGTCGCACATGTGAACTACGTTAATGCAACTGACTACCAGTGGGACCCAAGCGGTAGGTATATTGCTTTTTGGTCGTCTGCCTGGAAGCATAAGGCTGAAAATGGCTACAAAGTCTTTAATCTATGTGGAAACCTGATTCGGGAAGAATTGATAAatgattttaataatttcttcTGGAGACCAAGACCTGAGCCATTGTTGACTAAtgctgaaaagaaaaaggttAGAAAGAACTTGAGAGAATGGTCTACtcattttgaagaattagatgCCATGGAGGCGGACAGTGCAACGAGACAGTTGATCATTGAGAGACGTGGCTGGTTAGAACAATGGTCGAAGTACAGAGCTTCTACTGCAGAAAACTTGGCCACTCATAATTTGTCTATTTATGACGTTGTAAACTTAGCAATCAGTGAGGAAGATTATGAAATTATCGAGGAGATCAAAGACTCCGTTGTAGATGAGACAACTGAAGAAGTTACCTCATTTGACCAGTGA
- the BOL3 gene encoding Bol3p (similar to Ashbya gossypii ADR398W), whose amino-acid sequence MFSSYKSLAFIKQSFIRFYVSSPQEKLIYDKLIKALQPTSLKVTDISGGCGSMFAIDITSLQFSGLTMVNQHKLVNEVLKDDIKHWHGLQLRTRTK is encoded by the coding sequence ATGTTCTCATCATACAAGTCTTTGGCTTTCATCAAGCAGTCTTTTATCCGTTTTTATGTCAGTAGCCCACAGGAGAAGCTTATTTACGataaattaattaaagCGCTCCAACCTACATCTTTGAAAGTTACAGATATTAGCGGAGGATGTGGATCCATGTTTGCTATTGACATCACTAGTTTGCAATTCAGTGGTCTCACCATGGTCAACCAACATAAATTGGTCAATGAAGTGCTAAAGGATGACATCAAGCATTGGCATGGACTGCAATTACGAACTAGGACAAAGTAA
- the BOL1 gene encoding Bol1p (similar to Ashbya gossypii ADR397C) gives MFKHFAKRTFSKSIISMTTKGTSGAVADRIEWKVRQRFLDLTHFILYNDSHKHRGHMGIADAENKAESHFRLEVVSDQFQGMSLPQRHRLMYSLLDEELTTYGVHALQLTTSTVDEHAKKAAD, from the coding sequence ATGTTCAAACACTTCGCTAAAAGGACGTTCAGCAAATCCATTATTTCCATGACAACGAAAGGTACGTCTGGTGCGGTAGCAGACCGCATTGAGTGGAAGGTTAGACAACGGTTCCTCGACCTTACTCATTTTATTCTATATAATGACTCTCACAAACATAGGGGTCATATGGGGATTGCAGATGCAGAAAATAAGGCTGAGTCGCACTTCAGATTAGAAGTTGTGAGCGATCAATTTCAGGGTATGAGTCTTCCTCAGAGACACAGACTGATGTACTCTCTTTTGGATGAGGAATTAACAACTTATGGCGTCCATGCTTTACAGTTAACCACCAGCACCGTTGATGAGCATGCAAAAAAGGCGGCAGATTAG
- the PDE2 gene encoding 3',5'-cyclic-nucleotide phosphodiesterase PDE2 (similar to Ashbya gossypii ADR395C), translating into MVQVFFVNCPVAKAAIGPEATVCSFSSAPDLLNDLFVKRLSNKDDYENTISIVVYDDAGQELTIEQLRELFSNFMLCLNIAVADSKNWTSTLKEALIQESKYIPDKLTSTCHWMYAEQGSHGPGLTPCSLNVYSMVEQLSRLPKDENKADTWYLDYLLKKITISELISLDNEDSHYWSLLDTWSFSAHTLCTLELIQCAKLILSRMCAAAAIPCLREDEFYLFLIHLEFSYHQGNKFHNFRHAVDVMQATYKLCEMLELDSNIALAICISAIGHDVGHPGTNNGLLCNFKSPIAKRYNMVSVLENFHTDLFMGILKQHWPSFITAETLKSIREAIISTDMALHDRYLEDLRLSGTQNLEDNMPLMISLIIKAADISNVSRPLLISAQWAVLIAYELNECMLLEKKLKSLPIDTEKDIMLPLSSMPDSVEAILAKFPSIPKGQLYFINAFVEKLFTGLANKFDKLKFLADNVQSNKNFWLKQLGDD; encoded by the coding sequence ATGGTGCaggttttttttgttaacTGCCCAGTTGCGAAAGCTGCAATTGGGCCAGAGGCTACCGTTTGTAGTTTCTCTTCAGCACCCGATCTGCTAAATGATTTGTTTGTAAAAAGGCTTTCGAACAAGGATGATTATGAAAATACTATTTCGATTGTGGTTTATGATGATGCAGGGCAAGAACTTACTATTGAACAGCTGCGGGAATTGTTCTCCAACTTTATGCTGTGTTTGAACATCGCTGTCGcagattccaaaaattgGACATCTACGTTGAAAGAAGCACTCATTCAGGAGTCAAAGTACATCCCTGATAAGCTAACAAGTACTTGCCATTGGATGTATGCGGAACAGGGTTCCCATGGTCCCGGTCTTACGCCTTGTTCCCTAAATGTATATTCTATGGTTGAGCAGCTTTCACGATTACCAAAGGATGAAAACAAGGCGGATACTTGGTATCTCGACTACCTACTGAAAAAGATTACTATTTCAGAGCTTATTAGTTTAGATAATGAGGATAGTCATTATTGGTCATTGTTGGATACATGGTCATTCAGTGCTCACACCTTGTGCACACTGGAATTAATACAGTGCGCCAAGCTAATACTTTCTAGAATGTGTGCGGCTGCCGCGATACCGTGCCTACGAGAAGACgagttttatttgtttttaatcCACTTGGAGTTTTCCTATCATCAGGGTAACAAATTTCACAACTTTAGACACGCTGTGGATGTCATGCAAGCTACCTATAAACTTTGCGAGATGCTAGAATTGGATTCCAACATAGCGTTGGCAATATGCATATCTGCGATTGGACATGATGTGGGCCACCCGGGTACTAATAATGGGTTATTATGCAACTTCAAATCTCCGATTGCGAAGCGTTATAACATGGTGTCAGTTTTGGAAAACTTTCATACTGACCTATTTATGGGCATTCTCAAACAGCATTGGCCAAGCTTCATTACTGCAGAAACTCTTAAGTCTATCAGAGAGGCTATTATTTCGACTGATATGGCCCTGCATGATCGTTATCTAGAGGATTTAAGGCTCTCAGGAACCCAAAATTTGGAGGATAATATGCCGCTAATGATATCATTGATTATCAAGGCAGCTGATATTTCAAACGTCTCACGTCCGCTTTTGATTTCAGCTCAGTGGGCAGTGTTGATCGCCTACGAATTAAATGAGTGCATGttgttggaaaagaaacTAAAGTCATTACCAATTGATACTGAGAAGGACATTATGCTACCTCTGTCGAGTATGCCAGATTCCGTTGAAGCTATATTAGCAAAATTCCCCTCCATTCCAAAAGGGCAgctttattttattaatgcttttgttgaaaagctATTTACCGGTTTAGCGAACAAGTTTGACaaattaaagtttttaGCTGACAATGTGCAATCAAACAAGAATTTTTGGTTAAAACAACTTGGAGACGATTGA
- the VTS1 gene encoding Vts1p (similar to Ashbya gossypii ADR394W) translates to MISGFNNDGAASLPTRAQSPINMPRGAHPGAVLLSPKRTAISSFSGNGGGSSSGAGSSTQLLSPPQHPLSLNDILDQQHSQPQLVEPSCTLSLDASIQHPLASSISMNSPLLQPQASSLSVTNTFLDSFGSRPSSAVGAQQQQQHQSVSHNSNPMVNFTNGVNQVCSWMTMLTTAQQNTVMDNLLSSLNEEVLQHTKWKLDSLTNSGYLSPSLRPIASPIPNRVTVDNSTPLSSIQLPGAVTLDSVLSDSASTTANAAAANCNNINGNSLSVKNLYRQWSPNPQGSGTTQPMFDYLNEITRPRSADPSRLRTTQNSHHYQNSHHSTNNNTSSNNVSHDGSSGNGSNNNSHNNVHGHQHSNSQSGNRFSNIKAVRPQSPSSAAKATSVNSSFTEIHPLTMQSTTPATSNSGASSNTSGSSNMNTKSLCDPKLLKNIPAWLKSLRLHKYSGSLNGKNWQELIELDDLLLEEMGVSALGARRKLLKAFAIVKECKEKGLIDESAY, encoded by the coding sequence ATGATATCTGGCTTTAACAACGACGGGGCAGCTTCTTTGCCAACCAGGGCTCAGTCGCCGATCAATATGCCAAGAGGAGCGCATCCTGGGGCTGTTTTGCTTTCTCCTAAAAGAACTGCGATTTCCTCATTCTCTGGAAATGGAGgtggtagtagtagtggAGCAGGATCATCTACACAGCTTTTGAGCCCACCGCAACATCCGTTGAGTTTGAACGATATTTTGGATCAGCAGCACTCGCAGCCACAGCTTGTCGAACCTTCGTGTACGTTGTCTTTGGATGCATCCATTCAGCACCCATTGGCTTCAAGTATCTCTATGAACTCTCCATTGTTGCAACCTCAGGCTTCGTCCTTATCAGTAACAAACACCTTTTTAGATTCATTTGGCTCTAGACCTTCCAGTGCCGTTGGCgcacaacaacagcagcaacaccAATCTGTGTCCCACAACAGCAATCCTATGGTAAATTTTACCAATGGTGTGAATCAGGTCTGTAGTTGGATGACGATGTTGACCACCGCTCAGCAAAACACAGTGATGGACAATTTATTGTCCTCGTTAAACGAAGAAGTGTTACAGCACACAAAATGGAAGCTTGACAGCTTAACCAATAGTGGCTACTTGTCGCCTTCGTTACGGCCAATTGCGTCCCCGATACCAAACCGTGTGACTGTAGATAACTCAACACCGCTATCATCCATCCAGTTACCAGGTGCTGTTACGTTAGATTCAGTATTAAGTGACTCAGCTTCTACGACTGCAAacgctgctgctgctaaTTGTAATAACATTAATGGTAACAGCCTTTCTGTCAAAAACTTGTATAGACAGTGGTCACCAAATCCTCAAGGATCCGGTACTACGCAGCCTATGTTTGACTACTTGAATGAGATCACCAGACCCAGGTCTGCTGATCCAAGCCGTTTGAGAACCACTCAGAATTCGCACCACTACCAAAATAGTCATCACAGtaccaataataataccagCAGTAACAATGTGAGTCATGATGGAAGTAGTGGCAATGGTAGCAACAACAATAGCCACAATAATGTTCATGGTCATCAACACAGCAACAGCCAGTCTGGCAACAGATTCAGCAATATAAAAGCAGTGAGACCACAGTCCCCTTCTTCCGCTGCAAAAGCGACTAGCGTCAATTCCTCTTTCACCGAAATACACCCCCTCACTATGCAGTCCACCACTCCTGCCACTTCTAATTCAGGTGCATCATCCAATACCAGTGGTAGCTCCAATATGAATACGAAATCCTTGTGCGATCccaaattgttgaagaatataCCTGCGTGGTTAAAATCTCTAAGATTGCATAAGTACTCCGGCTCATTAAACGGCAAGAATTGGCAGGAATTGATCGAATTGGATGACCTCTTACTCGAAGAGATGGGTGTGAGTGCACTTGGtgcaagaagaaaattgCTGAAAGCCTTTGCCATAGTCAAGGAGTGTAAGGAGAAGGGACTTATTGATGAGAGTGCTTATTAA
- the PTA1 gene encoding RNA-processing protein PTA1 (similar to Ashbya gossypii ADR392W), translating to MDLCQQLQQLHKVKELAMANEPEKVLPKVLETALSLYKQNSAKPKELSRFCSQLFLDLLTHEKIPSSEKPFLASQNFHDFVLMCQPTSDTCIDYITYKNIILGFGSCYGSLFDLVAKTSNESLWKDMVLLKDLVLQNWKSCFPLEPTDPLKDHARSLGANLASVKLISKIVIVHTQGTGISISTVPNNHPVIKNKQGLEAESKKLLDVLITFLIDEPMMIAPLFCSILNCLAFIMKQRPLATVRILSGLLKFNIDLKYQQDDEPTLQFRMAKRFVERCYKNFVNFGMKTQLIKNTGTLAPYHSKLGKIAQTLHMIAEETKNKGILNYNATQLERKMDAKEREKYSATTSNSNSLSKSPTPIESTLSLSQIQNSLPPPAQLTQQQPQQLTAPVSENNSDLPMLIKLQNYTMSKSSVTNFFNNSPVAFDNNYSSIYSLMNSKNSEIDISGLSQDILVKMCAEAISRTDTNKMITGLSIVASRYTDLMNKAMKYSNTNDTEDGERKKKKLKLEDGVNAPLVTDVDDGSTNLEYEEENKEFVLAPPAPMSKEEKLNHLQLIVSNLLYISESDETSGLSNTGEDLPALHRARLLQWDNKTSWVVLLTRLSSRGLQADKDMSNVVRQKLYDYFLEDFSNRVAVVIEWLSEEWFSEIVRTNSYTIYNEWSLKVLDGLVPFLESGHRKMFIRLVSELPHLDEEHIKKFKSLCLDPLRSSLGFQALKFLIMFRPPVKPMVNDILQEMILQDESVKEQCEAILTKFYYGSP from the coding sequence ATGGACCTTTGTCAACAATTGCAACAGTTGCATAAAGTAAAAGAACTGGCAATGGCTAATGAGCCTGAAAAAGTCTTGCCCAAAGTCCTTGAAACGGCATTAAGTTTGTACAAACAAAACTCTGCAAAGCCTAAGGAGCTCTCAAGGTTCTGTTCCCAACTTTTTCTAGACTTGTTGACTCATGAGAAAATTCCTTCTAGCGAAAAGCCGTTTCTAGCATCACAGAATTTCCATGACTTCGTCCTCATGTGTCAGCCGACTTCTGATACGTGTATTGATTATATTACCTATAAGAACATCATTCTAGGATTTGGTAGCTGTTACGGGTCGCTGTTTGACTTGGTTGCGAAGACGTCCAATGAAAGTTTGTGGAAGGATATGGTACTTTTGAAGGATCTAGTTTTACAAAATTGGAAATCTTGCTTCCCGTTGGAGCCAACTGATCCTTTGAAAGACCATGCACGATCACTGGGTGCCAATTTAGCTAGTGTAAAGCTAATATCCAAGATAGTAATTGTTCATACACAGGGAACTGGTATTAGTATCAGTACAGTACCAAATAACCATCCTGTAATCAAGAATAAACAAGGTCTAGAAGCAGAGTCCAAGAAACTGTTAGATGTGTTGATCACATTCTTGATCGATGAACCTATGATGATTGCTCcattattttgttcaatCTTGAACTGCCTGGCTTTTATTATGAAACAGAGGCCGCTGGCAACGGTACGTATTTTATCGGGATTACTAAAGTTCAACATTGATCTAAAATACCAGCAAGATGATGAACCAACACTCCAATTCAGAATGGCCAAGCGCTTTGTTGAACGGTGCTacaaaaattttgttaattttGGAATGAAGACACAGCTTATCAAGAATACAGGAACATTGGCTCCGTACCACAGCAAGTTGGGAAAGATTGCCCAAACATTGCATATGATAGCGGAAGAGACTAAAAATAAGGGCATTCTCAACTATAATGCTACCCAACTGGAAAGGAAAATGGATGCAAAGGAAAGGGAAAAGTACTCGGCTACTACATCTAATAGTAACTCACTATCTAAATCTCCTACCCCAATTGAGTCTACATTGTCTTTGTCGCAGATACAAAATTCGCTACCACCACCTGCACAGTTGACACAACAGCAGCCGCAACAACTCACAGCCCCAGTATCTGAAAATAATTCAGATTTACCAATGTTAATAAAATTGCAAAATTATACTATGTCTAAGTCTTCAGTTACaaacttctttaataattcACCAGTTGCATTTGATAATAACTATTCTTCCATTTATTCGTTAATGAACAGTAAGAACTCAGAGATTGACATTTCAGGATTATCTCAAGATATACTGGTAAAAATGTGTGCTGAAGCCATTTCGCGCACTGACACAAATAAAATGATTACAGGGTTATCTATAGTGGCTTCTAGATACACAGACCTTATGAATAAAGCCatgaaatattcaaatacCAATGATACTGAGGACGGAGAACgtaaaaagaagaagcttAAACTGGAAGATGGAGTCAACGCTCCCTTAGTAACAGATGTTGATGACGGCAGCACCAATCTAGAGTATGAGGAAGAAAATAAAGAATTTGTATTGGCCCCTCCTGCTCCAATgtccaaagaagaaaagttAAACCATTTGCAACTTATTGTCTCCAACTTGCTTTATATCTCTGAAAGTGACGAGACAAGCGGGTTATCCAATACCGGCGAAGACCTTCCAGCATTGCATAGAGCCCGACTACTACAATGGGACAACAAAACTTCATGGGTTGTCTTGCTCACCAGACTGAGTTCTCGTGGCCTACAGGCAGATAAGGATATGAGTAATGTCGTTCGACAAAAGCTATACGACTACTTCCTCGAAGACTTCAGCAACAGAGTTGCTGTCGTTATCGAATGGCTAAGCGAAGAATGGTTTTCCGAGATTGTCCGCACCAATTCATACACCATCTACAACGAATGGTCACTGAAGGTATTAGACGGTTTGGTCccatttttggaaagtGGACACAGAAAAATGTTCATCAGACTCGTTAGTGAACTACCTCATCTTGACGAGGAACACATAAAGAAATTTAAATCATTATGCTTAGACCCTCTACGGTCCTCACTTGGTTTCCAGGCTCTAAAGTTCCTGATTATGTTTAGACCTCCGGTAAAACCAATGGTCAACGATATCCTTCAAGAGATGATACTACAGGATGAATCCGTTAAAGAACAATGCGAAGCGATCCTAACAAAATTTTACTACGGGTCCCCCTGA
- the HAP5 gene encoding Hap5p (similar to Ashbya gossypii ADR391W), producing the protein MDTLGRNSQSGDFVDDPQDDMDVFCNVGQGLVGRYREIMVQYWQELINEIESTNEPGSQHQDDFKSHSLPLARIKKVMKTDEDVKMISAEAPILFAKACEIFITELTMRAWCIAEENKRRTLQKQDIAQALQKSDMFDFLIDIVPRGAE; encoded by the coding sequence ATGGACACGCTAGGGAGAAACAGTCAATCAGGGGATTTCGTAGACGATCCTCAGGATGACATGGATGTGTTCTGCAACGTGGGCCAAGGCCTAGTGGGTCGCTACCGCGAAATTATGGTGCAGTACTGGCAAGAGCTTATCAATGAAATTGAATCTACTAATGAACCAGGTTCACAACATCAGGATGATTTCAAATCTCATTCGTTGCCTCTAGCAAGGATCAAGAAAGTCATGAAaacagatgaagatgtgaAAATGATTAGTGCTGAAGCACCCATTCTTTTCGCAAAAGCCTGTGAAATCTTTATCACAGAGTTGACTATGAGAGCCTGGTGCATCGCtgaagaaaacaaaagacGCACACTGCAAAAACAAGACATAGCACAGGCACTACAGAAATCTGATATGTTCGATTTCCTCATCGATATTGTTCCAAGAGGAGCAGAATAA
- the SNX3 gene encoding Snx3p (similar to Ashbya gossypii ADR390C): protein MRQFQSFSTTIQSTLDSTTNASDHPSTSSHRRSAKITSNYEEPENFLEVDIQDPKTKFPHGDSNRGMYVDYLIVCRTNLPSFPKRFSQVRRRYSDFEFFKKCLFKELSLSNHPRVVIPSLPGKILLSSRFNDDVVEQRRDGLNKWLNSVAGHPLLQSGSKVLVRFMQDETFNG from the coding sequence ATGAGACAGTTTCAATCGTTCAGCACTACGATACAATCAACGTTAGACAGCACAACCAATGCTTCAGACCATCCTTCGACTTCCTCTCACAGACGGTCCGCTAAGATAACTAGTAACTACGAGGAACCTGAGAACTTCCTAGAAGTAGACATCCAGGATCCCAAGACAAAGTTTCCCCACGGAGATTCGAATAGAGGTATGTATGTCGATTACCTGATTGTATGCCGCACGAATCTGCCCAGTTTCCCTAAACGTTTCTCGCAGGTAAGACGACGCTACAGCGATTTTGAGTTTTTCAAGAAGTGTTTGTTTAAGGAACTCTCTCTATCGAACCATCCCCGTGTTGTGATACCTTCATTACCTGGTAAAATTCTATTGTCGAGTAGGTTTAACGATGATGTTGTGGAGCAACGCAGAGACGGTCTGAATAAGTGGCTAAATAGCGTGGCGGGGCATCCGCTGTTGCAGAGTGGTTCGAAGGTCTTAGTAAGGTTTATGCAAGATGAGACTTTTAATGGCTAG